The segment CGTTGTTCAGCATGACCCGCGTCCCCTTGACGATGGTGTCGAGCATCTGCTGGCGCTTCTGCTGCTGCTTCTTCTGCGAACGGAACGTGAAGAAGAACATCACGCCGAGCACCACCAGCATGAGGATGATCGGATTTGCGAAGAACGGAACCTGCTGCGGCGGCTGTTCCTGCCCCGCGGCGGCCGCAGGATCGACCGCAACCGTTTCAGTCGCCTTCACCGCGTTCGAAACCGCCGCATTGCCTGCCTGGGCCGGAGCTCCCGGACCGATCGAAACTGTTTTCGGGGCAGCGTCCGCCAGAATGAAATTCAAACTCATGTCTTCTCCTTAAACGTATGGTTGTTGCGTGACTGCGTTATGGAACTAATATGACATCTTTTCAACGTTCTTTCAAGCCCGCCGCCTGAAAATGCGCCTGAATTTGTTCGATCGGCTCCCCATCCGGCGCCAGATGAAGCATTTCGCACCGGCCGGAACCGTTCGCCGGCAGTTCCCGGCTAAACGGAACCGCGAGCCGGTACCCCCCGAAGGTGCGGGCGATCGATACATGCTGCCGAAACGCGGAAGCGAACGCCTCCGGCTCCTCCGGCCAGCGCAAAAAAAGAATGGAAATCTCCAGATTTCTCCGCCGGAGCTCCCGGATCACGAACAGATGCTCCGCCGGGCACGTCGGCTCCGGACCGCCGTCCAGCGCGATGCCGAGCCCGAAAGCGCCGCGTTTTCCGAACGGCAGGGCGCGGACCTTCGCGGCAAAGTCGGCGAGCGTTCCGAACCGGGCGACGCACGCCCCGGCGGTCTCGGAATTGAAGAAAAACGCCTGCCGGTCCTCCGTGATGAAATGCTTTCCGGCATAATCGGCCGCGGCCGAAAGAGCGGCCGGGGCCGGGGAAGGAGACAGCGTAATGAACGTCGCCCCGCCGGCCAGCGCCGCCTCACAGGCGGAGACCGTCCCGGCGCGGCCGCCGTCCACGGCGTACCCGCTCCGGCAGTCGCAGGAAAAAATCTCGAACACGGCCCGGACGGCAGCCGTCCCATCTCCCGAAAGCACCGGAAACACGCCATTGCGGGCAAAAAGGCCGATCCGCTCCGCCGCTTCGCCGTCAAGCCGGACTCCGGCCGAAAGAGCGCACGCGGGGGGAGCCGAGGGAGCACACCAGGGGAAATGACGCCGGAGCGCGGCAGCATTGGCCGCGGAATGCCCGCAGCGCAACAGAACGCCGCCGTCCGCCAGCGCCGTCTGCTCCCCTTCGAAACCGTCAGGCAGACGCCTCCGGCTGTCGGCGACGACCAGCAGGAGCGGAACGCCGTCTTCGGAACCGGCCAGGACCGCGCTGCGCCCGAGCAGATGGAGCGAAGCGGGACGGGGCGAGAAGCCGCCGTGTTTCTCCGGCAGCAGCGGCCTGATCTCCGCCTCACTTTTTCCAAGCAAAGCGAGGATATTTTGCGCGAACTCCGTCATCGTCTCCCGTCATGGATTGAACAAAACAGTTTAATATATCACAAACAACCTGATATTCAAGGACAAGGCACTTGAATTTTCCAAAACGGCATGCCAGATTAATGAGAGTCAATCAGGAGGACACCATGTTACGCGACGCATTCAGAATGAAACTGAAACCCGGCTGCATCGAGGAGTACCGCAAACGCCACGACCGGATCTGGCCCGAGCTGGTCAAAGCCCACTCCGACTGCGGCATTTGCGACTATTCGATCTATCTCGACGAGGAGACGCTCACGCTCTTCGCCTTCCGCCGCCTCACCGAAAAGAACACCGCCGACCGCATGGGCGAACTCGACATCGTCAAAAAGTGGTGGGAATACAACCGCGACCTCATGGAGGTCAACCCGGACAACTCCCCCGTCTTTACCCCGCTTGTCGAAGTGTTCCACATGGATTGAATCCGAATACGGAAAACCGGGCGGAAATCCATATCCCGCCCGGCGCCTCCTCTCCCCTACAGCCCCCTGCTGATGCGGATCGAGCAGAAGTTCGGCCCGCACATCGTGCAGAACTGCTCGTCGCCGTGGCCGTGGTCCGGCGGCAGGTCGCGTTCCGCCAGCGCTTCGGCGCGCAGCTCCCGCGCTTTCTCCGGATCGAGCGCGCACTCGAACTGCTTCTCCCAGTCGAACTCGGCGCGGGCGCGGCTGATCGCGTCATCGCGGTCGCGGGCGCCGGGCTTGCCGAGCGCCACATCGGCGGCATGGGCAGCGATCTTGTAGGCGACCACCCCGTCGCGCACATCGCGGGCGTTCGGCAGCCCGAGATGCTCCTTCGGCGTCACATAGCAGAGCATAGCCGCGCCCGAATAAGCCGCCATCGTCGCGCCGATCGCGCTCGTGATATGGTCGTAACCCGGCGCGCAGTCGATCACCACCGGACCGAGCACGTAAAACGGCGCGTCGCCGCAGCGCTCGCGCTCGCGGGTCATATTCATCTCGACCTCGTTGAACGGGATATGGCCGGGCCCTTCCACCATGGCCTGCACATCGGCGGCGCGGCAGCGGCTCACGAGTTCGCCGAGCACGTCGAGCTCGGCGAACTGCGCTTCGTCGCTCGCATCCGCGAGGCAGCCGGGGCGCATGCCGTCGCCGAGCGACAGCGTCACGTCATAGCGGCGGCAGATCTCCAGAATTTTGTCGAACGCCGTGTAAAACGGATTTTCGCGGTCGAACTTGTTCATCCAGGCCGCGAGGATCGAGCCGCCGCGGCTGACGATGCGCAGCAGCCGCTTCTTCGCCGCCGGAACCTGCGCCCTGAGCAGCCCGGCGTGGATGGTCATGTAATCGACCCCCTGCTCCGCCTGCTCCTGCATGACCTGCAGAATCAGCTCTTCGGTCAGGTTGTCCACCGTGCCGCAGCGCGCGAGAACTTCGTAGAGCGGCACCGTGCCGACCGGAATCGGACTGTGCTCGATGATCGAGCGCCGGATCTCGTTGATGTTGCCGCCGGTGCTCAGGTCCATGACCGTGTCGGCGCCGTATCTGACCGAATAATTGAGCTTCTCGAGCTCCTGGCGCGGACAGCTCGCCACGGCGGAGTTGCCGATATTCGCATTGATCTTGGTTTTCAGAATCCGCCCGATGCCGATCGGCTCGAGGTTTCTGTGGTTGATGTTCGCCGGAATCACGATCGTACCGGCCGCAACCCCCGCGCGGATCGTCTCCGCCGGGAGCTTTTCAAGCTCGGCCACACGCTGCATGGCCGCGGTAATGATGCCGGCTTTCGCCTGTGCCGGCTGCGTCATGATCTTCATTCGTACTCCTTTGTTCCCCGAAAAGTTGCTTTTTCTTCGGCCACGGGCCTCAGGTCTTTCGGGCACTGCGCCCAAAAGCTCCGGGTTCTTTTCGGGGGCCCCGCTCTCTGAAGAGACCGTGCCCCGCACTGCGTGTCGGGCGGCTCCGCCGTACTCTCTCCTCCGAGAAAGGCATTGTTAATGTTTCGATGGATTCTCCAACAAATTTTCGAGCGCCGCGATGGTCCGGTCGGCCGCGCCGGCATGGCGGCGGATCACCTGCCCGGCCCGTTTACCGAGCTCCACGCGCATCTTCTCGTCGGTCAGCAGCTTCCGCAGCTGTTCGTAAAGTTCGCCGTCGCCGGTGACGGTCGCCACTGCGTTCTCCTGCAGCAGCACCTTCAGGATAAAACGGAAATTCCGCAGCACGTGACCGGTCACGATCGGCTTCGACAGCAGCGCCGGCTCGATGAGGTTATGCCCCTCGTCATGCCCGGCCAGGCTCTTGCCCATGATGACCAGGTCGGCGCCGTTCATGAGCTTCAGCATCTCGCCGGTCGTATCGGCCAGAAGCACATCCGCCGGTTCGGCAGCCTCCCCGCCGGAACTCCGCCGCGAAAAACGAACCCCGAGGCGCTTCAGCATCTCGACGATATCGGCGGCCCGCTCGACGTGACGCGGAACCAGCACCAGCTTCAGATTCGGAATCTCCTTCCGGAGCCGGAGATAGGTTTCCGTCACGAGCTCCTCCTCGCCCGGATGGGTCGAGGCGGCCAGCAGGACCAGATGCTTCCCGGGGCCGAAGCAGGCGGAATAGCCCGCGTCCGGCAGTTCGCCCGGCGCCTTCTGGTCGAACTTCAGATTGCCGGAGACAACGACGTTCGCTTCGGGCGAAACCGACAGATAACGCTCCGCATCCGCCTCGGTCTGCACCGAAATCAAATTGAACATCTTCAGCAGCGGGCCGAAAAAACAACGGATTTTCCGGTAGCCCTTGACCGAGTGGTCCGACATCCGGCCGTTCACCAGCGTGACCGGAATGCCGCGCTTCCGCGTTTCCGCCACCAGGTTCGGCCAGATTTCGGTTTCGAAAATCACCAGCATCGACGGCTTCAGCACCGAAAGAGCCCGCCGGACCATCCAGAGGAAATCGATCGGGCAGAAAATCACCGCCGTATTCGCCGGCGCCTGATTCCGCACGAGCTCCTGACCGGTCGTGGTCGTGGTCGATAAAATGAACTTCCGCTCCGGATGCTTCGCCTGCCAGGCGCGCAGCAGCGACAGCGCCACCACCGCCTCGCCGACGCTGACCGCGTGAACCCAGACCGCGCCGTGAAACGCCTCAAGCTCCTTCACCCGCTCCGGGGTGAAACAGCCGAAACGCTCCATGAACGTGTTTTTCCAGCCCGGCCGGTGCCGGTATTTCAGGTAAAGCCCCGGCACGTAAAAGAGAAAGCCGACCGGCATGAACAGATTGTAGATCAAGCGAAACATTTATTCCACCGTGACGCTCTTCGCGAGGTTGCGCGGCTGGTCGATTTCACAACCGCGCTCCACCGCGATGTAGTAGGCAAACAGCTGAAGCGCCACCGTCGTCGGGAGGGGAGCGATGAAACGCGAACAATGCGGAATGAAAATCACATCGTCGGTCAGGTTCTCGACCTCGCGGTCGCCGGCCGTCGCCACGGCGACCACCGGAGCGCGCCGCGCGCGGCACTCCTGAATGTTCCCGAGAATCTTGTCGCGCCCCGGAATGTCATTGGCCAGCGCCAGCACCGGGTGGCGTTCGTCCAGCAGCGAAATCGGGCCGTGCTTCAGCTCGGCGGCATGATACCCTTCGGCATGGACGTAGCTGATCTCCTTGAGCTTCAGGGCCCCTTCAAGCGCGGTCGGGTAGAGGCAGCCGCGGCCGATATAGAAGAAATCGTCGAACCCGGCGTAACGCTTCGCGATCGCACGGATCTCCTCCGCCTGGGCCAGCACGCTGCGGATCAGCTCCGGCGTCTGCTCGATCTCGCGCACCAGCTCGCACCCTTCGCTGCGGCTCAGCCGCCGGTTGCGCCCGAGCAGCAGCGCCATCAGCAGAAGCACGGCGACCTGACTCGAAAACGCCTTCGTCGACGCGACGCTGATCTCCGGCCCCGCATGCAGATAGACGCCGCGCCCGGCCTCGCGGGCGATGGTCGAACCGACCACGTTGCAGAGCGCCGAAATATAGGCCCCCTTGCCGACCGCCTCGCGGACCGCCGCGATCGTGTCGGCGGTTTCGCCGGACTGGCTGATCGGAATCACGAGCGTATTCGGCTCGATGATCGGGTTGCGGTAACGGAACTCCGCCGCCTGCTCGACCGAAGTCGAAATTCCGGCGATGTCCTCAAAGTAATACTCCGCCACCATGCCGGCGTGCATGCTGCTGCCGCAGGCCGCGATGACGATGCGCGAAATCTGCGCCAGTTCGCACGGCGAAAACCCCAGGCCGTTCAGGATGGCCGTGCCCATCTCGTAGTTGATCCGTCCGCGGATCGCATTTTCGATGGTCTCGGGCTGCTCGAAGATCTCCTTGAGCATGAAGTGCGGATAGTTGCCCTTTTCGGCCGCCGCCGCATCCCAGTCGATATTCGCGACCTCCCGCTCGACGGGGACATTCGAGATATCGCGCAGATCGACGCTTTCGGGCGAAATCGCCGCGATGTCGCCGTCATTCAGGTAAATGACCTGCCGCGTGTGGGTCAGGAGCGCCGCGATGTCGCTCGCAATCAGGTTTTCGCCGCTGCCGAGCCCGATGACCAGCGGGCTGCCCTTGCGGGCGGCGACGATGAGTCCCGGGTGGTGCACCGAAACGACCGCGAGACCGTAGGTGCCGGAGACCTGCCGCAGCGCGGCGGCCGTCGCGGCCAGCAGATCGCCGTTGTACGCGTCGGCGATCAGGTGGACGATCACTTCGGAGTCGGTCTGCGAACGGAAGCGGTACCCCTTCTTCTCCAGATGGCTCCGCAGCTCATGATGGTTTTCGACGATGCCGTTGTGGACGATCGCGAACTCCCGCTTCCCGTCGCAGTGAGGATGCGCGTTGACCGTCGACGGCACCCCGTGCGTGGCCCAGCGCGTATGCGCAATGCCGCAGCCGGTAAACTCCCGGAGCCCGGACTCGGCCTGAAGCGCCGCCTCGAGCCGCGCCACCTTGCCGACCTCCTTGAGCTCCGCCATCATCCCGGCCCCGGCCAGCGCCATGCCGGACGAATCATAACCGCGATATTCCAGACGTTTCAGACCATCCAGGAGGATCGGCGGAACGGCGCGGGCGCCGGTATATCCGATAATTCCACACATAAGACGTTTCTACTCCATTTCCTGCGAAAAGTGAGTTGCAATATATTCGGCCGCCTCTTCCAGCGAACCGAGAATCTTGGTGCAGTAGCGGACCATCCACGGACTGCACTCCCGGTATTCATAGGGAGAAAACGCCACCACGAACTTGCCGAGCACGTGCGAAGCGTAAAAAACCTCCATGCTCGTTCCGATGCTCGGACGGCTGTAATTGACCAGAATAATATCCGCGTTGCGGACGTCGAGCAAATCGAATTCGACGATCTCGTTCGCGCTGTCCACTTCACGGTCGACGAATTTGCGCCGCATCGGGTCGAGCAGCCGGTAGCGGCCCGCCAGGAGGCTCTTCGCGCACTCGCGCCACTCCCGCGCCGCCCCCGCATGCTCATCCATGATCGGGCCCGACAGATAGATCGTTTTCAGGTTGTTTTCCCTTTTATCCATCAAATAACAGCTTCTTCAGATATTGACGATTTCAGGCGCGCGCAGATGAATCAGCGCCTCGGAAATGGCCAGCGCGTCGGTCGCATTCGTGCAGGCCAGCGCGGCCTGCGCGGTCTCCTGCATCTCGAACATCGACATGCTGCGGATCACCCGGCGCACCACCGCGATCGACGACGGCGCCATGCTGAGCTCATGTACGCCGATCCCGGCCAGCAGCGGAACCATATATGCGTCGGCGGCGGCCTGCCCGCAGACGCTGACCCAGATATTGTGCCGGTTCGCCGCCTCGACGCAGTTGCGGATCAGCCCCAGGATCGCGGGGTGGGACGGCCGGTACAGATAGGCCACCCGCTCATTGCCGCGGTCGATCGCCATCGTGTACTGGACAAGGTCGTTGGTCCCGATGCTGAAAAAGTCGACCATCGGGGCGAACTTGTCCGCCATCAGCGCCGCGGCGGGCGTTTCGATCATGATGCCGAGCGGCAGGTGCGACATATATTCGAGCTTCTCGTTCTCAAGCTGCTGCTGGAGCTGCCCGATGATCGAACGGACCTCGATCACCTCGCGGATGCTGCTCACCATCGGCAGCATGACCCGCAGATTCCCGAAAACCCCGGCCCGCAGCAGCGCACGCAGCTGGGTCTCGAGAATATCGCGCCGTTCGTGCAGACAGAGCCGGATTCCGCGCAGCCCCAGGAACGGATTCTGCTCGTTCGCCCGGTAGATGTTCGTATTGAATTTGTCGCCGCCGACGTCGAGCGTGCGCACGATCAGGGGCGCGTTGTCGCACTCGACCAGCAGCTTCTTGTAAACCTCGAACTGCTCTTCCTCATCCGGCAGGGTCTGCCGGTTCATATACAGATATTCGGTGCGGAAAAGGCCGATTCCGCTGGCGCCGCACCGCTTGACCTCGCCGACCTTGTCGGGAGAATCGAGGTTCGCGGCCAGCTGAACGATGAAGCCGTCGGTCGTCTCCGGCCGCAGCTCGCTTTCGCTCTCGAGCCGGCTCCAGAGCTGGCCGGCCTCGGCTTTTTTCAGGCGGTACGCCTCTTCGGTGCGGGCATCCGGATTGATCAGGAGCTTGCCGCTGTAACCGTCGATGATGAGCTTGTCGTCCGCCGTAAGCTGTTCGGGCAGTTCGGGCGGAATCCCGACCACGGCCGGGAGCCGCATCGACCGGGCCAGAATCGCGGTATGGCTGGTCGCACTGCCGGTTTCGACCGCGAAGCCGAGCACCTTTTCGACGTCGAGCTGGGCGGTTTCGGAGGGCGACAGATTGTGTGCGACGATGATACGGCGGTCGTCGAGGTCGATCTCGTGACCGTGCACATGGATATTCGTCAGGTTCGACAGAATGCGGGCCGAAACGTCGCGGATGTCCGCGGCGCGCTCGCGCAGGTATTCGTCCGCCATCCCGGCAAAAACGTTTGCAAAATGTTCGCTGGCAAGATAGAGCGCGTATTCGGCAACATAGTGTTTCTCCCGGATTCCCTTCTCCGCCTCGGCGATCATGGTACGGTCGTCGACGATCATGATATGCGCGTCGAAAATCTCCGCTTCCTGGGCCTTCAGCTTGTTGCGGACCTCCTGCCGGAGCTCGACCAGCTGGGTCCGGGTCAGCGCGAGGGCGGCCGAAAGGCGCGAGAGCTCCGCCGGGATTTCATCTTCGGTGATCCGGTGCGGCTCGGGCTCGCGGTATCGGGTCTGGCCGGTCACGCGCATCGTTCGCCCGATGGCGATGCCGGGAGAAACGGCGAGCGCCTGAATCGTCTGTGTCGGAAGCGCCATGGGAACCTCCTACTCTTCCCCGAACTTCGAAGTGAAGAAATCGACCGCGGCGCGGAACGCCTCCTCCGCCTGCGGGCCGGAGACGCGCAGCAGCAGCCTCGTGCCCCGCCCGGCCGCCAGCATCAGCAGTGAAAGCACGCTGCGGCAGTCGGCGACCTCGCCGCCGTCATCGAGTTTCTCCACACTCATGGACGCATCGTAGCCGGAGGCGATCCTGACCAGCTGCGCCGCGGGGCGCGCATGCAGCCCCATGGCGTTATCCACCGTGATCTCCTGCTCGAAAACGTTCTTTTCGCCCATGAATGTCATCCAGCTCCATCGTGGTTGTTGTTTCCGCTCCATGCCTCACGGGTGATTAATATATACCGTTTTCACGGATAAAGCAACCGCGTCCGGCTTGTAAAATACGGATTTCAACGCTATATTCAACACACAATCCTCAAAAACCATCTGCATCGGCAATAGAAGGAAACACCGCATCATGAATCAGAACTGGCATATTGAAACACAGGCGGTCCAGGCCGGCTACCGGCCCGGCAACGGAGAACCGCGCACGCTGCCGCTCTACCAGAGCACGACCTACAAATACGACGACGCCCAGAGCGTCGCCGACCTCTTCGACCTCAAGAGCGAAGGGTTCTTCTACACCCGGCTCGCAAATCCGACCGTCGACGCATTCGAGAAGAAGATGGCCGCGCTCGAGGGCGGCGTCGCCGCCGTTGCGGTCAGCGCGGGGCAGACCGCCTCGATGCTCGCCATACTGAACATCGCCCGGGCCGGAGACCACATCGTCGCCGTCGCGAGCCTCTACGGCGGAACGGTCTCGCTGTTCACCAACACCTTCAGCAAGCTCGGAATCGAATTCACCTTCGTCCAGCCCGACGCCGACTCGGAGACGGTCCGCAAGGCAATCCGCCCGAACACGAAAGCGATCTTCGCGGAGACGCTCGCGAATCCGGCCCTCATCGTGCTCGATATCGAGCGGTTCGCCGGCATCGCCCACGAAGCCGGGATTCCGCTCATCGTCGACAACACCTTTCCGACCGCCTATCTCTGCCGCCCGTTCGACTTCGGCGCGGACATCGTGACCCACTCGACCAGCAAATACACCGACGGCCACGCCATGGCCATCGGCGGAATCGTCATCGAAAAGGGGAATTTCAACTGGAGCAACGGCAAGTTCCCGGACTTCACGGAGCCGGATCCGGCCTATCACGGGCTGGTCTATATGGAGAACTTCAAGGCCGCCCCGTTCTCGGTCAAGCTGCGGGTGCAGTTCATCCGCGACATGGGGGTCCCGATGGCGCCTTTCAACGCGCTGCTCGCCAACCTCGGGCTTGAAACGCTGCACATCCGCATGCAGCGCCACTGCGAAAATGCGATGGCGATGGCGGAGTTCCTCGAGAATCACCCGAAGGTCAGCTGGGTCAACTATCCGGGCCTCAAATCGAGCAGCCAGTACGAACTGGCGAAAAAATACATGCCGAAGGGCTGCTCCGGCGTGATCTGCTTCGGAGTGAAGGGCGGAAAGGCGGCCGGCGAACGGGTCATGAACTCCCTGAAGCTCGCGGCGATCGTCGTCCATGTGGCCGACGTCCGCACCTGCGTGCTGCATCCGGCCAGCATGACCCACCGCCAGCTCTCCGACGCCGAGCTCAAAGCCGCCGGCGTCTCCCCGGATATGATCCGGCTTTCCGTCGGAATCGAAAACATCGACGATATCAAAGCCGACTTCGATCAGGCCCTCGCCAACGCCTGACCGGTCCGCGTCCCCTTCCGGGCCCCGGAGGGGGACGTTTCGTCCCGCTCCGACTCCCGGGGCGCAAAAGCGCGGTCAGAGTGCGTGTGCCGCCCAGAGCAGTCCGCGCAGCGTCAGTTCGCGCGCTTCGGGGACATCGAAATCCGCCGCAACGTGTCCGAGCGAGCAGTAGAACACCCGGCCTTTTCCGTAGTGCCGCTTCCATGCCGCCGGCATGATCGTCCCGGCAATCCAGTCGGCGTGCCGGCCGTCGAAGCGCGTGACGGCGAGCACCTCATTGCCCGGGTCGGTGTGCATGTAATACTGCTCGGAATGCATCGCAAACGTGCCGATTCCGGCTGTAATCGGATCATTCTTCACGACTTCGATCGTATAGTCGATCGCGTTGCCGGGGTGGGCGACCCACTGGCCGCCGACCATCCACTGATACTCGGTCTCCTGCCGGAACGCGTCGCCCATGCCGCCGTGCCAGCCGCCGATGCCGACCCCGGAGCGGACCGCCTCAAGCAGCCCCCTGAGTTCCTCCTTCGCGATGGACGACATGGTCCACACCGGCACGATCAGGTCGAACGTCTTCATTTTCTCCGTATCCGCCAGGGGAGAGAGCGAATCGACGCGTTCGACCGCGAATCCCTTCTCCGCCAGCAGCTTCGCAAACAAGGCGGAAGTCTGCTCCGGCTCATGGCCGCTCCAGCCGCCCCAGGTGATGAATGCTTTCCGGTTCATTTTCATGCCTCCAATTCAAGTTGACCGTGCCGGAGTCCGACCGGCAACGGCGCCGGGCGTTCGCAGGTCGATTGCACTTTGACGAATGCGCCAGTCCGCGCGGAATCACTGATGCCGCACATGACATCGAGAACGTGGAACGCAAGTTCTCCGCAGGCGCGGGCCGGAACGCCGCCTGAAAGCGAGCGGGCCAGATCCGCCGCCCCGATGCCGCGCATATTGTCGGTGTAGCCGTGCGTGAGCTTCAGTTTCGCCCACTCGGCCAGATGCGGCAGGAAAAGCCGGACCTCGCCGCCGAAGCAGTTCGGGTCCGGCACCGACAACGATCCCGCCGTGCCGTGCAGCTCGATGCAGGGCAGAGAGTGCTTCCAGACGTCGAAGCTCATCGCGAGATTCACCAGTGCGCCCGACGCGAAGCGCAGCACGGCCGCGATATGCGTGTCGACCTCGACTTTGCAGCTTTTTTCGGTCGCGGCAGGGGCCGTGATTTCGCGTTCGTCGAAGGCGCGTCCGCCGAACGCCGCAACTTCGGCCACCGGGCCGAGCAGATTGACCAGCGCAGTCAGGTAATAGGGCCCCATGTCGAACAGCGGGCCGCCGCCGCGCCGGTAGTAGAAAGCCGGGTTCGGGTGCCAGCTCTCGTGGCCGTGACACTGCATGAATGCGGTTCCGGCGACCACCTTCCCGATCGCGCCCGCATCGACCAGCCGGCGGCAGGTCTGGTGCGCGCCGCCGAGAAACGTATCCGGAGCGCCGCCGGTCCGGAGTCCTTTCGAAGCGGCGAGCGCGAGCACTTCACGTCCGGCCTCGCGGTCCAGGCCGAACGGCTTTTCGGTGTAAGCATGTTTGCCGGCCATCAGAATCCGCTTGTTGACGGCGGTGTGGAACTCCGGCGTGGTGAGGTTGATGACCAGCCTGATCTCAGGATCGTTCAGCAGCTCTTCGGTCGTCATCGCGCGGAAGCCGTACTGTTCCGCCTTCGCTTTGGCCCGCTCCATCACCAGATCGCTCGCGGCCGCGAGCCGCACGTCCGGGAAAGACGGCAGCGACCGGAAATAGGCGTCGCTGATGTTCCCGCACCCGATCACCCCGATTGCAACGGCATTTTTCATGAATCACCTCGATTTTGACTTGAATGGACGACGGATATAGTATACCTTACATCGTCCCGCAAACCAATAGACAAAAAATTTATTAAAATGGATTATTTATCCAGACACCTGGCCGGACTGCCGCGCCGGCTGAATGTGGCGCCGCAGCTCGATTCGATCGGCTTCATCCCGGAGAAGCGGGATATCGTCGACCGGATTTTCCCGAGCTGGAACTTTTCGTTCGTCCTGGCGGGAGAAGGCTTCTACGAGCTCGGCGGAGTCCGGCACAAAGTCCGCGCGCCGGCGGTGCTGACCCAGTGGCCCGGTGAACCGATGCACTACGGGCCCGACTCCGCCTGGCGTGAAATCTTCCTGATCTACCCGGAAAATTGCGGGGAAAAGCTGCGGGAACTCGGGCTCATGCGGGAGAACCGGCCGTTCTGGCAGGTCGGCAATCCGCACCGACTCTTCGAACTGGCCGAGGAGTTCGAAACGCTCGCGGCCGACGCGGAGCTCGAATCGAACACCGACCGGCTCGACTGCTGCGCGGTACGGCTCGTCCTCGAGAGTTTGCTGGAGAAGCAGCTGGGCGTACCGGGGCGGCTGGAGCCGGAGCTCCGGGCGCTGGCCGGGCAGATCCGGCGGAATCCGTCCCGGCCGTACGACTGGGACGAGGAGGCGGCGAAGCTCGGAATTTCCCGCACGACGTTCCGGCGCTTTTTTCTGGCCTACCTCAATCTGCCGGCGGGGGAGTTCCTGCTGAACGCCCGGATCGACCGGGCGCGGCGGCTGCTGATCGAAACGACGCTGCCGGTCGCGGAGATCGCCCGGCGGTGCGGATTCGCGGACCCGTTCTATTTTTCACGCCGGTTCCGGCTGGAAAACGGCGAGACGGCGAGCGCTTATCGCGACCGCAACCGGGTCGGGGGATGAAAAACAGGCGCGCCGCCCTATCCGTCCCATAGATTACCCGCATTCAAACGTTGCCTGCGGCTCCGATTATTCATCGTATTTTCCTGATACAACGCAATAAACCCTTTAGTCGCTCCGCAGCCTCCGGCCGCTTTCGCTCACACAGGGCAAAGCACCGCAACTTCGCTGCGGATTTTTGCGCAGGGGCTTTGCCCGGGTCCGGCTTGAGGCGTCGCCTCAAACTCCACTCGGAGCTTATCCCTGAATAAGCTCTCAAGGAGTGCGCGTCCTTAAGAATCCCGCCGGGGCCGGACAGCCCTGAACCCGGTCGCTTGCGCTCCCCTTGCGTTTTCAGTCGCCTGTTCCAACCCGGCAGACTTCCAGCAGCATCTCGCCCTCGGTCGGCGGCGTCACCGGGCGCATCCAGAGTTCATTCGAAACGTGTTTCTCCTCCTTCAGCAGCTCCGTTGTCACCGGGTCGAACCAGCGCAGGCAGTACTCCCCGGCCGGAAGCGACACGGCGAGCACCTTCCCCGCCGTCTCCGCCGCATAGGCAAGATAGCGCCCTCCCCCCAGAGACAGCGCCGCCGAACGGCACTCCGGCCGGAACA is part of the Victivallis lenta genome and harbors:
- the thiC gene encoding phosphomethylpyrimidine synthase ThiC; the encoded protein is MKIMTQPAQAKAGIITAAMQRVAELEKLPAETIRAGVAAGTIVIPANINHRNLEPIGIGRILKTKINANIGNSAVASCPRQELEKLNYSVRYGADTVMDLSTGGNINEIRRSIIEHSPIPVGTVPLYEVLARCGTVDNLTEELILQVMQEQAEQGVDYMTIHAGLLRAQVPAAKKRLLRIVSRGGSILAAWMNKFDRENPFYTAFDKILEICRRYDVTLSLGDGMRPGCLADASDEAQFAELDVLGELVSRCRAADVQAMVEGPGHIPFNEVEMNMTRERERCGDAPFYVLGPVVIDCAPGYDHITSAIGATMAAYSGAAMLCYVTPKEHLGLPNARDVRDGVVAYKIAAHAADVALGKPGARDRDDAISRARAEFDWEKQFECALDPEKARELRAEALAERDLPPDHGHGDEQFCTMCGPNFCSIRISRGL
- a CDS encoding 3-deoxy-D-manno-octulosonic acid transferase, whose amino-acid sequence is MFRLIYNLFMPVGFLFYVPGLYLKYRHRPGWKNTFMERFGCFTPERVKELEAFHGAVWVHAVSVGEAVVALSLLRAWQAKHPERKFILSTTTTTGQELVRNQAPANTAVIFCPIDFLWMVRRALSVLKPSMLVIFETEIWPNLVAETRKRGIPVTLVNGRMSDHSVKGYRKIRCFFGPLLKMFNLISVQTEADAERYLSVSPEANVVVSGNLKFDQKAPGELPDAGYSACFGPGKHLVLLAASTHPGEEELVTETYLRLRKEIPNLKLVLVPRHVERAADIVEMLKRLGVRFSRRSSGGEAAEPADVLLADTTGEMLKLMNGADLVIMGKSLAGHDEGHNLIEPALLSKPIVTGHVLRNFRFILKVLLQENAVATVTGDGELYEQLRKLLTDEKMRVELGKRAGQVIRRHAGAADRTIAALENLLENPSKH
- the rhaM gene encoding L-rhamnose mutarotase, producing MLRDAFRMKLKPGCIEEYRKRHDRIWPELVKAHSDCGICDYSIYLDEETLTLFAFRRLTEKNTADRMGELDIVKKWWEYNRDLMEVNPDNSPVFTPLVEVFHMD
- the yajC gene encoding preprotein translocase subunit YajC, with protein sequence MSLNFILADAAPKTVSIGPGAPAQAGNAAVSNAVKATETVAVDPAAAAGQEQPPQQVPFFANPIILMLVVLGVMFFFTFRSQKKQQQKRQQMLDTIVKGTRVMLNNGIYGTVTEVKDKTYMVEIADKVVVEALKSGVAEVIGTAAPAEKK
- a CDS encoding tagaturonate epimerase family protein — translated: MTEFAQNILALLGKSEAEIRPLLPEKHGGFSPRPASLHLLGRSAVLAGSEDGVPLLLVVADSRRRLPDGFEGEQTALADGGVLLRCGHSAANAAALRRHFPWCAPSAPPACALSAGVRLDGEAAERIGLFARNGVFPVLSGDGTAAVRAVFEIFSCDCRSGYAVDGGRAGTVSACEAALAGGATFITLSPSPAPAALSAAADYAGKHFITEDRQAFFFNSETAGACVARFGTLADFAAKVRALPFGKRGAFGLGIALDGGPEPTCPAEHLFVIRELRRRNLEISILFLRWPEEPEAFASAFRQHVSIARTFGGYRLAVPFSRELPANGSGRCEMLHLAPDGEPIEQIQAHFQAAGLKER